A stretch of DNA from Castor canadensis chromosome 2, mCasCan1.hap1v2, whole genome shotgun sequence:
CGTGGGAGAGATGAGGGCCACCTTGTGCCGCAGGAAGGCCTCGCAGATCTGGGCGCTGCCCGGGAACAGCTCCCTGGCCAGGCGCTCCAGGCGCTGCCCGTGCTCGGGGGGCACCGCGTACCAGGTCTTGGGCTCCCCAAAGTGCACATAGTTGATGCTGTACAGGTCCATGTCCTCCGTGTGCCACGCGAAGGTGGTCTTCCACATGCCAAAGTACAGGTAAGGTGTGTTGACCCCCTCGATGACGACACCACATTCCTGCTCCAGCAGGTCCTGAATGGTCCCCAGGTGGCCAAGGTTCCACTCTCTAGTGCTTTCATCAAACAAAGACCCGTTGACGTCAGCACCATAAATTGGTGAATCATAGAGGCGATTCTTCCAGTACTTTCTCTCCAAATCTTCATAATTCAGGTGTGCTGGAGTGCGATGCTTTTCACTGTTTGCCAGGTGGCGGTACTGCCCTACTGTCATGGCCTTCTTCTTTTTATGGTATTGAGTGAACACACCTGCCCCTCCAGACACCACCTGCTGCAGGGGAGTGGCTATTAACATGTCACTGATATTGTCATAGGACTGTCTGGCCCTCCATCCCTTGGGTGGAATGACCTTGGCTAGTCCAGCCCTGTGGGCGCCTTGAGACTCCATGTAAGCAATGTATTTGTCAAAATCATTAAACTCTTCTTTGGTTGGACGAAATACCATTATGCTGCAATTTGGATTCTGGACACACTTGGTCTTAGACTTCATAGcttcaattttgttaaattttgttaAACTCCCAGTGTTTAGATACAAGTAGCTAAGGATGCAAGAAAATCTTTTTAATGATTGTGTTGCAGTAGGTATGAGGTAGCCGGACACACCAGCCACCTCTTGTGTAAATGAGATGATAGTCTTTCTTGGAATTATTGATTCACCAAGAGGACTCCTCCATCTGAGCAGCCAGACTCTGAAGGGCCTCAACCTAAAATTCTATGTTTCTCACATGGGGGCTGATTCTGTCCTCTTGAGATATACTGAATTACCCAGTCCTGGCTGGGTGACTCAAAAAAGCAGAGTATATCTTCAGGGCAGTGTCTGTAACAAAACctgaaagaataaagataaaaaattaatgttttgaaaAAGTTATTTGAGCACTACAAATCAAGCATGGCAACAGGGTACTACTCTTCGGAAACGAGAATAAAATTGTATAAGAGTGTCAATATGAACAATGATACCGGGAATTCTTATACCCTACTGGAGGCACTGCAATTGCTT
This window harbors:
- the LOC109683597 gene encoding lysine-specific demethylase 4D-like, producing the protein MKSKTKCVQNPNCSIMVFRPTKEEFNDFDKYIAYMESQGAHRAGLAKVIPPKGWRARQSYDNISDMLIATPLQQVVSGGAGVFTQYHKKKKAMTVGQYRHLANSEKHRTPAHLNYEDLERKYWKNRLYDSPIYGADVNGSLFDESTREWNLGHLGTIQDLLEQECGVVIEGVNTPYLYFGMWKTTFAWHTEDMDLYSINYVHFGEPKTWYAVPPEHGQRLERLARELFPGSAQICEAFLRHKVALISPTVLRENGVPFSRATQEAGEFVVTFPYGYHAGFNHGFNCAEAINFATPRWIDYGKVASQCSCGEARVSFSMDAFVRILQPERYELWRRGQDRAVVNHSEPAAPAKQKLSAGRDVHAPRKAFPGPRRASHPPPPAAKGSATHCTSQARRATKGPSSARRAAAQPPAAAHISAPVPDPHQSTGRRGRGRRPWQPGVQEPNLPAPAKRRLSVGTARTAPDPGPDSPLARGSVSPVPLNTESQPPAMASDP